Part of the Desulfolutivibrio sulfoxidireducens genome is shown below.
GTGGCCCAGATGGCGGCGGGTGGCGGCGAGCCTGTCAGGGTCGCCGAGACGGCCTACGGCGCGTGCCGGCATCTGCTGGCCCTGGCCGAGGTGGAGGCGGGCCGGCGCGAGAGCCTGGAACAGGCGGCCTGGAGCTATGCCCTGCAAACGGCCCTGGGCCGCATGGAGGGCCGGTAGGGGCCAGGGTCCACATGATTTCGCCCGCCGCAGGGCCAACTGAAATGGGCCGGGCCTGGCGAGGCCAGGTCCCCGGGGTGCGCCCGGAGGGGAGGGTGGGGCACACGGGATTCCACTCGTCCTGTGGAAACCCACGGGCCGCGCCTGGAGGGGAGGACTGGACTTAGGAGGACTGGTTTTCGGAAAGGCCCCCCAGCTTCTCCACGCTTTTTCGCATCTTGGACGCGACCGCGAAGCCGGGGTTGATCTCCAGGGCCTTTTTGAGGCATTTCCCGGCGCCCGGAAAGTCCCGCAACTCGAAATGGACGCGGGCCATGTTGAAAAAAAGGTGCTCGTCGCTCTCGTTTAGGGCCACGGCCTTGCGGTAGTAGGCCAGGGCCTTGTCCAGCATGCCGGCCTTGCGCATCCGGATGCCGAACTCGTTGAAAAGATGCGTGTGTTGCGGTCCGAAGGCCAGTTCCAAGGACATGATCTTGCCGAAGATTCCCTCGGCATCCTCGGTGTTTCCCCCCTTGAGATAGGCGATTCCCAGGCTGAAGATGGCCTTGATGTTTTCGGAGTCCACGGTCAGGACCCTTTTGTAGGCCGCCTCGGCCTTGTCCAGACGGCCGTGGGCCAGGTTGTGGTCCCCCTTGCGCAGGTCGGCGGCCACGGCCTCCATGGCCGGTTTGACCTTGTTGTAATAGACGAGCGGTTCGGGACGGTATCTCTCGATGAAGGCGTCCTGGGTGATGGGGACCTTCTCCCCGGCGGGGATGAAGTTGGCGTTTAAGGCCTGAATGGACATCTCGCCGTCGCCTGTGCCCTCGGCGTAGAAAAAGATGGAGCGTTCCGTCGTCTTGGCCGTGCCCCCGATGCCCAGCCTGGACTGTTCCTTGTCGGAGACGGCGACTTGAAAGGCCATCCGCGTCGGTGCGTCCGGCATGCTTCTCCCCCCGGCCCCGTGTCTTGCCCGGAAAACGCGGCGCGACGCAGCCGTCCGTACGCGGCCCGGGGCAAGCGGGACCGAACCATGCGTCCTTAGCGGGTTTTTGGCGTCCGGGCAAGGATCGGTCCGTCGCGACGCCGGGATGGGCGCGCATTGACGACGCTTCCTCGGCCTGACATACTCTACGTTGAGAATGACCCCTCGTATCTCCATTTTGTGCTTTTGCCCCTCCGGATCCGCATGGTGTGCGGCATGCGCAACAAAACAGAAGACGCACGGAATGCCATGAAAAAATATCGGGTGTATTTCGCCACCAAGGTTCACGTGTTCACGACATGGTTTCGGCGCAAGGAACGTGTCAGCGCCACCGACTACGTGGTGGTCTCGGGACACAACGAGGCCCACGCGGTCAAGGAGGCCAAAAAGCATATCGACCTGGATGAGCTTGGTCTCCCCTTTCACGTCACCCAGATCCGCGAGGCCGGCGAGGACGAGGCCGAGGGCTACTACCGCCAGGGCGACGCGCCTCGCGGCAAGTGATCCGGGCCAGGAAAAAATGCTTGCCGCCCGGTACTCGCGAGCTTAAACCCCCTGGTTGGACCCACGCTCCGGGAACCGGGGCGGGCCTCGCGGCCGCGTTCCCGCCGTGAAAACCCTTTTCGACCGGAACCGTCCATCGCCCCGCGAAAAACGTGGCGGGCTTGGCCGCGCGCCAAGGCTCCCGCGTTTCGTGACCTCGGGACGCGCCCGAGGCCCGATTTTTTCGCGTCAGGCCAGGACCTCCGCGAGAAGCGCATATGCCCGAGACCCAGACAGACCAGACCCCCGCCCCGCTGTCCGACGCGAATCCCCCGGTCGGCGCGTCCGATGCCGCGCCTGAGCCGAGTCCCTCCGGGAATGGCGGCCTGTCGCGTGGGCTGGGTCTGGCCCTCGGGGCCCTGGGCATCGTCTACGGGGACATCGGCACAAGCCCCCTGTACGCCCTCAAGGAGTGTTTTCACGGCCTGCACGCCGTGCCCCTGTACCGTCACAACGTCCTGGGCGTGTTGTCCCTGGTGTTCTGGTCCCTGACCGTGGTGGTCACGATCAAATACGTCCTGTTCATCCTGCGGGCCGACAACAAGGGCGAGGGCGGCATCTTCGCCCTGCTCGAACTTTTGCCCAAGGGCGGTTCCCTGGCCAGGGTGACCCCGGTCCTGACGTTTCTGGGGCTGTGCGGCGCGGCCCTGCTCTACGGCGACGGGGTCATCACCCCGGCCATCTCGGTGCTGTCCGCCGTGGAGGGATTGAACACCGCCACGGACGCCGCCGCCCCCTTTGTCCTGCCCATCACCTGCGGGGTCCTTTTCGCGCTTTTCGCGGTGCAGCGCCACGGCACCGCCGGCATCGGCCGCGTCTTCGGTCCGGTGATGCTCATATGGTTCACGGTCATCGGGGCCATCGGGCTTATGCACATCTTCGAGGACCTCTCCGTGCTCCAGGCCATAAGCCCCGTGCC
Proteins encoded:
- a CDS encoding tetratricopeptide repeat protein yields the protein MPDAPTRMAFQVAVSDKEQSRLGIGGTAKTTERSIFFYAEGTGDGEMSIQALNANFIPAGEKVPITQDAFIERYRPEPLVYYNKVKPAMEAVAADLRKGDHNLAHGRLDKAEAAYKRVLTVDSENIKAIFSLGIAYLKGGNTEDAEGIFGKIMSLELAFGPQHTHLFNEFGIRMRKAGMLDKALAYYRKAVALNESDEHLFFNMARVHFELRDFPGAGKCLKKALEINPGFAVASKMRKSVEKLGGLSENQSS